One Mangrovimonas cancribranchiae DNA segment encodes these proteins:
- a CDS encoding N(4)-(beta-N-acetylglucosaminyl)-L-asparaginase, with product MKRRKFIKNASLTGIGLSVGTSVLACNENTSKTKPVATANTTISLPLVIATWNVPNATAKAWKILENGGSALDAVEQGCMVEEADINNTSVGKGGLPDRDGHVTLDACIMNKHGDCGSVVFLENITHAVSVARQVMEKTPHVMLAGKGAEQFAYEQGFKKENLLTEASKKAWGSWKVKSEYKPIINIENHDTIGILAIDKNGDISGACTTSGLAYKMHGRVGDSPIIGSGLYVDNEVGACVATGLGEEVVKTVGSFLVVELMRQGKSPQEACKEAIQRIVTKPNSNYKDFQVGYIAINKQGETGSYSIHQWFSMTKYQNNKNENIQSDFYLKNK from the coding sequence ATGAAACGTAGAAAATTTATAAAAAACGCCTCGCTTACAGGTATTGGCTTAAGTGTTGGCACTTCGGTCTTAGCTTGTAACGAAAATACATCAAAAACAAAACCTGTAGCTACTGCTAACACAACAATATCTTTACCATTAGTTATTGCTACTTGGAATGTTCCTAACGCTACTGCAAAAGCCTGGAAAATACTAGAAAACGGAGGCTCCGCTCTAGATGCTGTTGAGCAAGGTTGTATGGTAGAAGAAGCCGACATTAACAATACCTCGGTTGGCAAAGGAGGTTTACCTGACCGCGATGGCCACGTTACTCTTGATGCTTGCATAATGAACAAACATGGCGACTGTGGCTCTGTAGTATTTCTTGAAAACATAACACATGCTGTTTCGGTAGCGAGACAAGTTATGGAGAAAACACCTCATGTTATGCTTGCTGGTAAAGGTGCGGAACAATTTGCTTACGAACAAGGCTTTAAAAAAGAAAACCTTTTAACCGAAGCTTCTAAAAAAGCTTGGGGGAGCTGGAAAGTTAAAAGCGAATACAAACCCATTATTAATATAGAAAACCATGATACCATAGGCATTCTAGCTATTGATAAAAATGGTGATATTTCTGGGGCGTGTACTACTAGCGGACTAGCTTATAAAATGCATGGTCGCGTAGGAGATTCGCCTATAATAGGCTCTGGTTTATATGTTGATAATGAAGTTGGTGCTTGCGTTGCAACTGGATTAGGCGAAGAGGTAGTAAAAACAGTAGGAAGTTTTTTAGTCGTAGAATTAATGCGCCAAGGTAAATCGCCTCAAGAAGCTTGCAAAGAAGCTATACAACGCATTGTAACCAAACCTAACAGTAATTATAAAGATTTTCAAGTGGGATATATTGCCATTAATAAACAAGGTGAAACAGGTAGTTACTCTATTCATCAATGGTTTAGTATGACAAAATATCAAAACAATAAAAATGAAAATATACAATCTGATTTTTACTTAAAGAACAAGTAA